CGTGTCCGGCTTCTAGTCTGGATCCGGGCCAGATGGGGAGGGAGCAGTTCCTGGCGATTTCTTGGAGGGATTTTGGGGGAtcgaggggcagagagagattTAAGAATTGATAGGTGGTCGGGTTGTGTTTGGCCGCGGTGGATATGCGCAAGCAAAGTCCAGGAGCCTTATTCCCCCTCTCATATGGGATTACTGCCAGCGATGGACATAGGGAGGAAGGTGGCACAGCGGCTGGCGTTACACGGTTATAAACGCGCGGAGCATCGCAAAGAGACTCTGACCTCTGTTATTGTCACATCAGGAAACCTGTGAGCGTTTAGAGAAAGTTGTCCCAGGTGCCGGAACCCACAGTGGGTTGGATACCCAAAAAAATACAGGCGCAGCCATGACGACCGAGAGCTCCCAGCAACATCTGGATCCATCTAATCCTCCACGCTCCGGACAAGCGGCTCTGAACTCAACTCTGCTGAGCGCACAGCCAGTGATGGAGAGCGAGCACCCTGCATCCGTGAAAGGAAAGAAGGGGAACTCGGGTTTGAGGCGCCCCGAGAAGCCCCCTTACTCGTACATCGCCCTCATTGTGATGGCGATCCAAAGCTCGCCCACCAAAAGGCTCACTTTGAGCGAGATCTATCAGTTCCTGCAGGCGCGCTTCCCTTTCTTCCGGGGATCATACCAGGGATGGAAAAACTCCGTCAGACACAACCTGTCTCTGAACGAGTGTTTCATAAAGCTGCCCAAAGGTCTGGGTAGACCCGGAAAGGGCCACTACTGGACCATCGACCCGGGGAGTGAGTTCATGTTCGAGGAGGGCTCCTTTCGCCGCAGACCTCGGGGATTCCGCAGGAAGTGCCAGGCTTTGAAACCAATGTACAGGATGATGAATGGCATCGGGTTCGGTGCGTCAATGCTGCCACAAAACTTTGATTTCCAGTCACCTTCAGGCTCACTAACATGTCACGGCGGCTATAACATAGACCTGATGGGTAACCCAGTGCCAGGCGGCTTCGAGGGCCTCGGAGGGGGCCACCACGTCCCACACATGTCATCAGGCTCCGGGTCATCGTACATGGCTGCGTGTCAGGCGGCCTCGAACACGGACTACTGCCCGGACAGCAACAGCAGTCCCCTGCAGTCCTCTCCTGCAATGCTGGGCTCTCTGGACAGTCAGTCGCCTTACGTAAACGCAGCCTCTCACTGGAGTTCACCTGGTGTACCTTCATACATGAAGCAGCAGTGTCTGGCATCAGGCAGCCCCACTTCTTCTGCTCTGCACACAGGGATGTCATCATCCTACCCTCTGGATCAGGGCTATCTGCACCATAACGCACGAGATTCCTCTGACATCCCAGGTGGATACACGCTGTTTGCTCCTATGCACAAACTATGTATTGAATTATCTGATAGAGCAATTGTTGTCAAAGGTCATAATTCATAGTTACCCTCAGTGGTGGGTTGTCAGCCCAAACGGGAGTCGTTATCTTTACGCATCACAAACAGCAAAACGTAGCCAATGCGAATTAAATCTATAGAAACGTtcacatttcatgttttattattcgAGTTGCATCAGGTGAGCAATGCATAAAGAAATTACAGGTGAAATGACCAGTTTTTGACTCAAAATTTTAACAACCTAATCGAATATTTACTATTTATTGTAACTCACAAAATACGTGTCTGTCAAGTACCAACGAATCTGCACGAATTGATTATATCGTCGTTGAAATAAAATCTAGAGATCATcctaacatttgtttttcagttctaatatttcattgtaaatcatAAAATTGTGTGTAAAATTTGAACAGTTTTTCTACACGATATGATCTAGTGTTTAATCTACATTTCGTCCACAAATCCACAAATACGTTATTAActctgggggggaaaaaacattagTTTCAGTGCAACTTCATTCAGGCCTTTAACGTGTAATAATATtcacgtctttttttttactgttttattgcaattatttagcctgttattgTTAAAGTTTTAGTTCGTTTTTAGtgtcattatatttttattttgaatgattgtttgttttAGTGACATCATGAATCAAATTAGTCACTTTCTAATAAAACACCCACATAAACTCTATGAGTTGAATATATAGGTTGAATTGGGGCTCAATGATAAACATGCGATTTACCTTTGTTCAATTGATCCGttataaactaaaaaaaaacatttccgaTTTGCCACGTTGTCAAAATCTCATCGCTGTTGTTTTAACCTCCTTCACCAAAATAA
Above is a window of Hippoglossus hippoglossus isolate fHipHip1 chromosome 17, fHipHip1.pri, whole genome shotgun sequence DNA encoding:
- the foxf2a gene encoding forkhead box protein F2a — protein: MTTESSQQHLDPSNPPRSGQAALNSTLLSAQPVMESEHPASVKGKKGNSGLRRPEKPPYSYIALIVMAIQSSPTKRLTLSEIYQFLQARFPFFRGSYQGWKNSVRHNLSLNECFIKLPKGLGRPGKGHYWTIDPGSEFMFEEGSFRRRPRGFRRKCQALKPMYRMMNGIGFGASMLPQNFDFQSPSGSLTCHGGYNIDLMGNPVPGGFEGLGGGHHVPHMSSGSGSSYMAACQAASNTDYCPDSNSSPLQSSPAMLGSLDSQSPYVNAASHWSSPGVPSYMKQQCLASGSPTSSALHTGMSSSYPLDQGYLHHNARDSSDIPVGLSRYSGHSAPVCDRKDFVLNLNGISSLHPSSGGSYYHQLHHHHQNVCQDVKPCVM